TGCACTTTCTTCTGTTTCTCGTATTCGCTTTTTCTTCTGTGTGTTTATCGTTTAATAACTTTAAGCGAATAATTTCCTAAAATACGAATCTGTGGTAAAAAAAGTGTCTGCTGTATAAAACGCATGCCACTTCAATTATTAGACGTAAGCGTTTGCGTCGGTATCTAGGATACACAGATACACACTCCGTGATATCAAGGATGTTATGATGGGAGGTACACAACATGGGTGGTTTGTATCATGCTCTCCTCACGATCCACCACACACCCCTAACCACTTTCAgacatttgttttgcgttgttttcattgcaaGCCAAGgtcgttgttgctgctggcaaTGCATGCATGCGTATACAAGATAACGTATTATGGGCACCAGAGCGTGTATACGAACACAGgcacacgacacacacacacacgcggtaccaacaataaatatcgaaaGTTGTAAACATATCACAATAAAGCACTTCAAAAAAGCGCGACCCCCAATCGATTGGGATTGTAAATAGCACCTCACACATACAATTCAACTGAATGAATTTCCCCAACAAaattttttgtaacaaaattaaatgtacACCCCGTTTTAGTGTGATTTGCATTCAAAAACCTTCTTTTTATCAGCGCCTAGCACTGTAACGCCGTTCCAAAGGTTATCTTACTTTGTTCACCTCGCTTATTATGGGCGCCATCAAATCCGTCTCTCCCTTCCTATCGTTttcatatacacacacacacgttgaaaaaacagggagaaaataaacattcaaagGCCTCGCTGTTGTACCCATCACGCACACGAACACAGCAGCGGAATACTAAAAATCAACTACCCAACTACATCTGTATTTTAAGCAGACGGCGTAAATGATCTCGCCAACACACTTTGTACTAACTGTGCACTTTTGCATAGGAGTgcatgtgtggctgtgtgcgtgttgtcAGGTGATGATAATAGTTTTCCAATTCGTGGCTACCGTGTAGCATGTATGTTTAGCACTTCCATCAGATGATAAATTCGCAAAAACAGCGTACATTCACGCACACCACCGAACGGGTTATCAAACACGACAATTGAAAACCGCagtaagagagagagggagagaaaacaTCACATTGCGCTGCACTGCTGAGACATGAAGAGGCCGTGAAACGTCAGCAAATTCacgtagaaaaataaacacaattaattatttcttttcattcgtttcgtttcgctcaTCTGTAGGGAAACTTGTTTCACATGAAGCGAACAAAAGAGGCAACAATTTTCTGTCTGTGTTGATGGTAttggtgatttttctttccaaacaacaaacacacaagcaaTGGTTACTTTGCTTTGGGAAAATCTTTCAACGTCAACGCGTGAAAAGCAAtaacaatttttcttttcattgtagAAAGGCTTCACCATTCGCCCACCAACAAGACAGCAGCTGTGTATGTTCAATATCTATTGGTGGCGCTAGTCGCATTAGTATTGGTGATACGATTTAACCCCGAGAGTGACcaatcaaaaattgaaaacaaaggaTTCCCGACCAGTTCAGCAGTAAAACAGGTACCACATGAAAATTGTCTTAGCGAGGAATTTTCTTTGAACAGTTCGAACAAGCTTACAATACATTCCACACACATGTCCACGCACATTGTTGGGATATGGGTGGATTGtatttactgttttattttcatcatacAGACCACCTTCAGATAACCTTTCCTTTCGTGATTTAAAGTATGCATATgtcaagaaaaacaacaacaaagtatACGCATAACAGCTAATTACAATGACCCAGCGCTTATTTTTGAGAACGAATAAAAAGTCACCCGAAATACGCAATTTTAGTCACTTTTTGCAGCAGCACACACTCCGAAAACAGGCACACAGTATACGCACACAACTCCACACGGCTCCAGAAGCTCCTTTCTAGTGAGTACGCACAACAGTTCGTTaacccacacacaaccacTTGCGCGCATTCACATTTGCATACGAAGAATTTCGTTCGAATGCTCCCCACACAAATTGTTGCAAAGAATATCACAATTACCCGATTGCGTGTGGGAcgaaatttttcttttctcgtggAACGATGCACTACGATGAAGAGTTTTCCCGAAACAACGCTACCAGCCTACTTCGAGGAAGAATACCACGTAGcagaggagggaaaaaaacgcacaagCACACGCAAAGAAGCGGACATTTGACTTTCGAGTGCAACCTCCGAAATAGGCAAACATGAGACGTTGCATGGGCAGCCCGATGAATTTCGAGCTGACGCCGCGCACTAGAGTGAGCGAGAAAAGGCATATAAGGCGAGCGATTTCACTGGTTGGCCTTCCGACGGACTACTGCACATGAAtgtgtgtacgttttttttctcacactACTCCCTGTATGGGGGCACAAcagaaaaatggaagaatcTGGCTTACACTTTTTACGCAATCAGGCGCACGACAGGACAAACGATTTACAGCTTTTATCGCTCATTTAAAACACACGGAACAACACAAACCCGAAAGTAAACGATCAAACGACTACTACGTCACACACGCGCAACGGAACGGAGATAGATTTTCATCCAAATTTTCACGCGACGCGCTACAAAGCCCAGCCTTGACAGCTCACTTCGATCCGTTTCGTCGAACAAACGCGTCATTTCAGTGTAAAATGCCAGCGAGTGTGTATTTTTGCCCTGCAAATCCATGCATCGTGTGCTGGTAGTGGTGCGGTTGTGGTACAAAACAATACGATTGTACGCACACTAGCGCAGTGTAAGGTTAAACTCAAACTGTGGAATACTCGACCAGCAGTAAAACATCGTTGCCATTTCTTTGCCGAATGATGCGTGATCCGAAGCAACCTCCGTTGTACAAAAAGCTAAGAACAGACatgtttcatttaatattGCTCCGTCCTGTGGTATCAGCTGGCTTGTCGGAAAGTGCGACCGTGCTCCGTGTTTTGACAGACCATCATCACACAGCTGATAGAAAACCGTTTTGCACGCGTAAAAGCGCTGAATACACGAAGGAAAATCTTGCGCGGCAATTTTGTCACGTGCGGCCCGAACAGGTTCAATGTTATGTAAACAAAGCATCGATCGGGAGTGAGACGGTGCCATCGGTTGTTCAAGTGCGGTGCTGATTATCACACAGGTGATAAGAGGATTTGTCGAGTGGTTAACTCTTTTTTGCAACGCTAATTTGCTGATTAATAAGGCGGCATTTCCAGAACTGCGGAACGGGGTTATATAGACGAAACCTTAGACGCGATGTCAATTACCGAGAAGGATCTGTATCGGGACACTCCGGTGCGCTATCTAGGTAAGGGCGCACGTTACATCATGAAGCCCTGTTTTCCTTGACCGCCTTTTCTTATGATGAATTCAAGGATATGCGAACGAGATCGGAGAAGCGTTCCGACCGGTGATCAAGAAGATCTTTGTGCACGCCAGCTATGCTGTGGCGATTAGTTACGTACTGGCGGATACGGCGGATAAATCTAAGAAGCAATACGACGTAGGTTCAACCATAGGTCTTAACTTCCAAAAGTGAGCACTTCGTTAATTGCAAGGCGCTAATTTCAGAAACCCGAAATACTTGGTGGAGGATTTCGTGGAGCTGCCGTTGCATCTGGAGACACTCTGCTGTGGCAAATGTTTGCCTCGGTCATCATACCCGGATTCACCATCAACCGGTAGAAGCTTTCGTTTAAGCAACAAACGGTTTATTgaacataattaaaacaattgcatTTTCTTGCTCCCATTCCCTACAGTATCTGCTGGTTGTCCAAAGCTGCCTTAAAAGCTAACAAGGTAAAGGGACCGGTAGCCAAATGGGGACCAACAATGCTCGGTCTGCTTGCCATTCCGTTCATCATCCATCCAATCGATAGTGCGGTTGACTACGCGATGGATAACACCTACCGAAAGTATGTTAAGTAATGCTCATCCGTTCACGCTGTCGTCCGACGCGTGCCTCGAACGTTGTGTGCCGAATGATAATAATGGATATTAGCCAAAACTAGACGAGAGAGAACAGCAAGCGAAACAACAAGCCACAGAGACGGAATACGATTTCACACAATTAGATTTAGATTTTCGATGGTGCCAGTTACAAACGTGGTTGCGGGTTACTATTTTCTGCTTTACGAGCACCGTACCAGTTACAGATAAAAGGTACAGCACAGGGAATGTGCTGGTATGTTGTGCATGGTTAGTTCGATATTCTTTAGACGATTACAAATATACAACGCTACATTTGAGacaaaataatgtttgttaCACTACTTCACTGTGATAGGAACAAGTAGATTAGCAGCTCAGTTGCAGAGTTTCATTACGTGAGGATGGTTCTGTTAGGGAGGCAAACAAAGAACGCCACATTTACATTGTACGAAACACGGACAAAAGATCTAAAACGGTGCTAAAACGACTACTCGAAAGTCAATAATAAAGCTCAAATGTCTTGCCTCGAAACAATCGTCCAAAACTCATCCTTGACACGAGTGGATCAATCGTAGAACGGATAGGACGTTCCGGTACGTTCCTGTCCGAACCCACGGCCGAGCTGATTTCGTCGCGAACGAAACGTGTTGCGCATCCACGCGTTAGCCTGTTGCAGTCGAGAGTGAACAAGATGTTTAAGCTTAGTGGTGTACTCTTTTACCATTGCATTGTGTCCAGGTTGTAACTGATGGTCGTTAGCGTAATCATGGTCATTTGTTCGGCCGAGAAATTGAACCACCGTTGCGGGAGGTTTGGTACCAAACTGATGGAATAGAAATGCAGTTATGTTAAGCGCCACTTTGCGAATCTTTAAGACAGTTTGGCTTACCCAAAGAAGATCATTTCGGGCGGCATTTAGAGTGTTAGTCTCAGAATTGTGCTCCTTTAGGATGGTGCGtatttgcttccgttttgcGCAGTAAGGTCGGAGCGTTACGAAGTAGATTACCTCGATGAGTGATATGATAGAAAATCCCAGGAATAGCCCCAACAGTCCACCGACATTCGCTTTCAAAGAAAATAAGAAGAGTTGCGTTATTCTTGGAACTTTAAATGAGGACATGTTAATTAATTACAGAGAAAATCGGTGAAGCCCACTAGCTCGCCCTTGGTAAAGCTCCGATAGTAGGTATCCTTTACGAAGATGTACACCAACGCCAGGTTATTCCTTATGCGGAGGTCAGGATGAGGAAAACAGTAATTCGGTATCACTTTCACGTACAAACATCAGCTTCTAACCGTTATCACTTACTTCGCGTACTGCTCGTCCTTTACATCATCCAGCAAGGTTTCCCGTATGCCGAACAGACCGACCTGCAGTTCCGCCGTCGTTACATCCGGTATGTAACTGATCTCGAAACACCCGGGCAAACAGGTACAGGATAGGCTTGTGTTTGCGGTGAATGCGATCGAGCTACGTATCTGCTCGTAACAGCGTGCATTGGCACGGCTGCAAATTTTCGTATCCTCGTACAGCTTCGGCAGATAGTACAGCACGCAGCCACAGTTTTCCAGTATCAACTTTGCCTCACACTCCAGCTCGCAGTTGTTGCGCGAGTACACACTGTAGTAGGACAGGTTGGCCTCGCTAGCGAACACGCATTGCCGCTGGGCCTGTGCCACCTTGCGTATCTGATCAGCCGCATCGTTGATCTTCGGCGTGATGATGATCCGGTTCTCGGAACCGACCGGTATGTACTGCGCGTAGTCGGTAATCTTCGGAGTTTCGGTGGGGCTGTGGAAAATGATCTTAAAACCCGTCGATGAGGTGGACGAACAGAAGTAATCGCTCACGTTCGCATCGAGTACGATCGCCAGCCCCATTCCGACCCCCGTACCGGCAATAACGCGCGGATAGGTCGAGTTGGATGGATGCTCCGCGTATCCTTGCTCCGGTGTCCAAAGTATCGGTCGGAATCGTCCACTGCCGCTGCTAACCTCCGTGGGAAAGATGTTCGGCGCGGTCGCATTGCGGAACATGTACACCGTATCGAGTGTGTTGAACGTACAGCACAGACCCTCGTCGGTGAAGACGGATTGGAAAATTTCCGTGCACTTTTCCGGCTGCTTCGCGTACCGGCAGGCTTTCAGCATACCCGCACAGGGTTGCGTTGCCTGTTGGGATGTGTGGTGAGAGCGGTGAGCTCGTACTGAACGACACGTTTCAACAGGCACACTTACACTCAACAGCAACTTCTTCACTGCGGTCCACTTCCCTTCGTACTGGGTCACGTTGAAATCGCCGTCGATCGAGCAAATGCTTTGCAGCACCGACTGCTCCAGCGTGTGGGCTTCGATCCGTTCGGCCGCCTCCCGCCGTACCTGGTTCATGTTGCAGATCGTGACCGCCGGAAACGGGATGTACTTGATGTGTGTCGCTATCGGGTTGAGCCCGATGATGATCGGTGACGATTGCCATTTGATGTACACCTTCGAGATGAAGTAAATCGAGCACGCGGTCACAACGAGAAATGTGAGGAAAAAGTACGCCCTGCAAATGGAGATGGATTGGGGCGGCCATTACCACACTGCGGTTAATTAGTTTAACggacattgttttttttttttgtcaagagGGCGAGcaacagctgctgctgcattaCCATCCTCCCTAATTGAACGATTGATCTGTGTTTATGTTAACAGGTACAAGACTCCAAACCTACCTTTCGCACAGCGTCAACGATACCGTCCCGATGTACTTCAGCCCGTGAATGGTCGTGTTGAGGCAGTACTCGCGAAGATTTTCCGTAAACGTGACGCGTTCCTGCTGCATCCGGGTGCGCAACACTGTGGCGGAGAAGCATTACAAAAGCAAATCACGTTACGCCCAATCACGGTACGTGCACGGGTGGTGAGCAATAATCGGTGGATTTATtaacaaatcaaattttaagctcatcaatcaattaaaccgtgcttcagcagcagcaggagtcATCCCCACTTACCCTTATCGAAAGCCACGTGGGGCTGGCGAGCGTTGTGTAATGGGAACACTggtgccattttgtaaccgttggccgctttgtttgctttgtttttattctatcGACACCCGGTTCAAACTGCAAACCACAAACCAACGGACCATAAAACATGCTTTGATCTTTTATTGTGCCCCCGGTTCCAGCCGAATCGGAATGGAATGTAACGGGCCAGCGTAATGGCGTTCGAAACGCTATCGATTAATTTGAGGTTATGTATTCTTTTTGTGCTGTGTTGGTACGGTTTATATTACATCGGTTTGAATTTATTGCAAGCTTTTCTGCGCCAATGGCATGCTACCGTGTGGTTGTACGGATCAATAACCACAGCATTCGTTGCGCACGTATCCTGCGGATACAGTACTGGAGTTGATTGTCGGCATCCTTTCTAAATCTTCCATTCCCTCTCGCACCGGCACGAGCACCGGGTGCTTCTTGATACGCTCGTGAGGAGGCAAAATTAGGGAAGATTATTGTATGCGTTACTGCGTACGACTTCTGTCTAGCGTGCGACAACCTACATTTCCTCGCGTTGGAACGCGCTTTCGGGATATGTTATGAGTGTGGCTTTTGTCCCGGTGGTT
This region of Anopheles marshallii chromosome 2, idAnoMarsDA_429_01, whole genome shotgun sequence genomic DNA includes:
- the LOC128719168 gene encoding mitochondrial fission process protein 1; this encodes MSITEKDLYRDTPVRYLGYANEIGEAFRPVIKKIFVHASYAVAISYVLADTADKSKKQYDKPEILGGGFRGAAVASGDTLLWQMFASVIIPGFTINRICWLSKAALKANKVKGPVAKWGPTMLGLLAIPFIIHPIDSAVDYAMDNTYRKYVK
- the LOC128719167 gene encoding pickpocket protein 28, whose protein sequence is MAPVFPLHNARQPHVAFDKVLRTRMQQERVTFTENLREYCLNTTIHGLKYIGTVSLTLCERAYFFLTFLVVTACSIYFISKVYIKWQSSPIIIGLNPIATHIKYIPFPAVTICNMNQVRREAAERIEAHTLEQSVLQSICSIDGDFNVTQYEGKWTAVKKLLLSATQPCAGMLKACRYAKQPEKCTEIFQSVFTDEGLCCTFNTLDTVYMFRNATAPNIFPTEVSSGSGRFRPILWTPEQGYAEHPSNSTYPRVIAGTGVGMGLAIVLDANVSDYFCSSTSSTGFKIIFHSPTETPKITDYAQYIPVGSENRIIITPKINDAADQIRKVAQAQRQCVFASEANLSYYSVYSRNNCELECEAKLILENCGCVLYYLPKLYEDTKICSRANARCYEQIRSSIAFTANTSLSCTCLPGCFEISYIPDVTTAELQVGLFGIRETLLDDVKDEQYAKNNLALVYIFVKDTYYRSFTKGELVGFTDFLSNVGGLLGLFLGFSIISLIEVIYFVTLRPYCAKRKQIRTILKEHNSETNTLNAARNDLLWFGTKPPATVVQFLGRTNDHDYANDHQLQPGHNAMVKEYTTKLKHLVHSRLQQANAWMRNTFRSRRNQLGRGFGQERTGTSYPFYD